GGAAGTTGAAATGAAAATGCATAGCTATCAGCGCGATCGCGACTCCCATAAATTGGTTTCTAACATGAAGATTCGTCAAAAGTTAACTATAGGTTTTGTCGGGACTTCTTTATTAGTAGGCTCAATCGGTTGTCTATCATTGGTTGTCGATAAAAATACTCACGCTCATATAGAGCGAATCAACAAAAAATACATTTATGAATTCGAGTTCTCCGGTCGGGCGATCGCTGACATACAAGCAGTAAATGTAGCAACGCATAAACTTTCAATTGGAGAAATACATATATATAGTAGAGGAGAAATTATTGCACTAATCGAGTCTAAATTAAATACAATAGAAAACAATATAAATGATAGAATTCAGAAAAACGATCCGGCATTAATAGTAAGTTTTGAAACTGAACTTACGCGAGAAGAAGCTGAGAAAAGTTATCAAAGCCTTAAGGCATTAAAAGCCAATTTTTTAAGATATAAAACTTTAGTCACGCAATATTTACAATTACTATCTACTAATGAGTGGGATGCCAAGCAGCTTTTAGCAGATAAATTAGAATGGTATGTAGAAAAAAGCATATTACCCGAGGTCGAGGAATACAAGCAGCGAGCCGAAAATAGTTTATCAACTGAAGTTAGAGAAACCGAAAAAATGTTTCTCATGGGAGAGCGCGCGATCGTCTCCTCAACTTTAGCTGCTGTCATAACTGCCATTATTCTAGGCTATTTCATTTCTCGTTCTATTCTCAAACCGATCGACAAGCTAAAAGGAGCAGCAATTCAGGTTGGAGAAGGTCATTTAGAAACTAGAGTTGCGATCGATTCTCACGATGAACTCGGAGTTTTAGCTGATGCTTTTAATCAAATGATATTAGGTTTATCGAGAACAACAGTATCTCAAATCTATTTAGATAAAATTCTCAGTTCAATGTCAGATTTACTAATTGTAACTAATCCAGAGCGAATTGTTACTAAGGTAAATCAAGCAACACTCGATTTACTTGGGTTTTCAGAAAGCAAATTACTTGGTAAGTCGATCGATATTTTTCTAAGCCAAAACACAAACTTGAGTGTTTATACGTTAGCCGATCGCGGGTTAAATCTCAATCTGGAAACAAATCTGTTAACAGCCGCAGGTAGAGCAATTCCTGTATCTTTTAGTTCTTCTGCTATTGTTGACGAACAGGGTAACAAGCAGGGTTTCGTTTGTGTAGCGCGAGATATAACTGAAAAGAAAAGAATAGAAGCGGCAATGTTACAGGTAAGAGTAGCTGAGGCTGCCAAAGCAGAAACCGATCGGGCTTTACAACAAGAAAAGCATTTGAACGAGATGAAAAGTAAATTTATCTCTATAGCTTCTCATGAATTTCG
This window of the Chroococcidiopsis thermalis PCC 7203 genome carries:
- a CDS encoding ATP-binding protein, producing the protein MKMHSYQRDRDSHKLVSNMKIRQKLTIGFVGTSLLVGSIGCLSLVVDKNTHAHIERINKKYIYEFEFSGRAIADIQAVNVATHKLSIGEIHIYSRGEIIALIESKLNTIENNINDRIQKNDPALIVSFETELTREEAEKSYQSLKALKANFLRYKTLVTQYLQLLSTNEWDAKQLLADKLEWYVEKSILPEVEEYKQRAENSLSTEVRETEKMFLMGERAIVSSTLAAVITAIILGYFISRSILKPIDKLKGAAIQVGEGHLETRVAIDSHDELGVLADAFNQMILGLSRTTVSQIYLDKILSSMSDLLIVTNPERIVTKVNQATLDLLGFSESKLLGKSIDIFLSQNTNLSVYTLADRGLNLNLETNLLTAAGRAIPVSFSSSAIVDEQGNKQGFVCVARDITEKKRIEAAMLQVRVAEAAKAETDRALQQEKHLNEMKSKFISIASHEFRTPLTTILSSTELLRDYGYKWTEDRKNQHFQRIANSVKHMTGLLNDVLLIGKVEAGKIEFNPHSIDVVNFCQELIEEIEITTKNHKVLFHCKRQYIHACMDEKLLRHIFSNLLSNAIKYSPKGGAVNFKLIFQLEHLIFQVQDQGIGIPQTELSQLFETFHRASNVGTIPGTGLGLAIVKKSVEAHQGTITVESEIGVGTTFQVTLPLYEVCPTKDSYQ